The DNA window TGAAATAAAAGACCAACTAATTCTCCATCACAGAAGGAATTATTGATGTTATACAAATGTacctatttaataaaaaatcccTCGAGTCCTGTTTGTCGGTAATACTGACTAACCGACAAGTAGGATAACTCACCTGATAAATATAACTTTCTGTGAATGAAAGAAAAGGTAAGTATCTGAAAATTGATTGTGGCTCATTTGCTTCCATTGTGTGAAACATAAAATATGACCTGCACTGTTGACTTCAaacaattaaacatgaacattacAGCAATTTTCCTGGACATGGGTTTAGCGACAaagatttatatataaattatagtGAATTTGATCATAAGATCCTATATCCATGAGTACAAAGGAAAGCTGACATTTATCGAGATTTTGACATTTGCATTTTGCTTACATCTAGATCATTGTTCTACCAGCTCAACAAAATGGACCAAATAATGAGAATTGCAATTTAGTTAGAAAAGATAGCCGACAAAAATTTCCGTAGAAGAAGGAGGCTGAGGAAAAAGTCATCAATAACCCAGATTATTCAAAATAGTTACTCACAAAATCTTCTAGCGAAGAATTTGAACGTTTCATTGCATCCAGCCCAACCATAGCAACATCATCATAGACACTCCACACAGAGCACAGATTTGCTTTATCATCATGATAAAATCGCACAGCATTCTCAATTTGGTGGCCACCTGGAAAAGCTTCAATGTTAGAACTTAGAAGAACATTTACTCAAAATTGTAAAATATTATCTGTCTCCATGGAACTCTCAACATCCGAAATCTGCCCATAAATAGGTAATGAAAATGACTTAAATTCACATTGCCAACGTTTTATGCTCCAAAGTCCCTTTTTTGTAAAGATAGATAATGAATTTATGGGAGTCTAAAACTTCGCACGGGTTAGCAGAGGAAAACATGAATTTGCACCAACCAGAAAGAGAAGGTGGTGGCAATAATACGATGACAACACAAGGATGAAGGAATCAAAGCTTCATCAGAATTCGGTTATTTAACTGAGTCAGATGCCACCTGCTCATTCAGCGGTCGGAGAGGTTTAGTTTTCATAAGAAGCAGCATAAAATATAACTAAAATATGTGATTCCATATGCATTTCACACCATAAATCATGGGCACTTATGTAATTCAATCCAAGAAGATTTTGCATTCACAACAATTGTTAAAATCAGCAAATGAGCAACTAGACAACATAAAACTTGCAATTCACTTGATCGCAGGAACACAATCATAATCACTGGTGCCAGAATATATGCAAGATACCTTTCTCTCCTGATAATGCAGCAGATATCTGGGATAAAAAAAAACGTCACATGCCCCACCTCGTGAATTGCTAGGAACAAAGAGAAAAATGATCAACAATTTGCAAACCTTTGACATATTTTCCAAAATCAACTGGCACTTGGAGGTAAGGTCCAGTCCATCGTAATTTTCCAACTTCAGCAGAATGGAACCAAATCAAAGAGATGAAGAGAAATAAACAAAATCATACAAAGAAGCCAAGGAAGTATTTGCAAAAGATTATGTTtgttgaaataattaaatttatagattataaaaaataaaaaatcaaaagtGGTTGGTATTTGTGACTCAGAATCACTTTTTAAAAGAATAATCAGCGTCCGTATAAGTAAAGCAGAAgctaagttttaaaaaaaatgattttttttaaaaatccaaaaCCAAAGAACCATAGCGATTGCAATCACTCCCTAAAACTGTTCAACTTATTTAcagaacttcaaaaaaaaaaaaaaaaaaaaacagacacACACAAGATAATCAAAATTCCAGTATCCCGCCTTTCatttgaaaaatcatcaaagACGTAGAGGAAACAAAGTAACGACAAAAACAAAATCTTAACTTGATTCGGAATAATGGCGTACAGTCGGTAAACATacgaaattcaaaataatgctACGATTAAGGTTGAGGAGTGATTACAAGAAGGAGCGCAAAATCAGCGAGGAAGCGGAGGGAGTAGGGGTCCGCGTCGGGTACCCCAATCGATCGCAGCAAATGTATGGCCTTCTGCACTTTCTCCAGATTTTCCAGCCCTTCCATTACTGATTCTGCTAATTGTTACTTATTACTATATAAATATTCATCATTTTTTATTCTAAATATTATTAAACTAAATATTTGTACCTCCAATTAAATCTTAGGATAATACATTCATGTATtgtaatttgaaaaaaaaaatttaatatttttttggacTATTTTATgtcatatttatttatataataaaaaacgtGACTAATTTGTTTTGactgagtctcatgtgagaccgtctcacgggtcataattcgtgagacggatcaaccctacccatattcataataaaaagtaatactcttagcataaaaagtaatattttttcatgggtgacccaaataagagatccgtctcacaaatacgacccgtgaaaccgtctcacataaatttttgtcatttGTTTTATATATGACAATTTTGGTTGTTAAAACACATAATTATGGCATTTagaatttttttgtttaaaccTCGAACCAAATCAATTTTTCAAATTGTACCCCTATGAATCACCACCCTTCTCGTAAACACCACGCTATGCCGAGACACAAATTCGGTAAGTTGATATGATCCCTGAGaaccattaaagaaaaacaCATTATTGatacaaagttttttttttttttcaaatattggAACAAAACAATGTCACTCCTCGATTTCCCTCTTCCACAATGTGCAGTTGTAAGAATCATGCCAACTTGGCCGCGAAGTTGAAGTAAGCAGATCATGTAGAGACCATCGAGCTATGAAGACACGATTGAGTCCTCCGTCAAACACGTCTGGAGAGCAAACCACATGATTTTAATGAAATCTACGGTTGTCATTGTTAGCTTCCGTCTGTAATGATGGCCTCAATTTGGTTGATTTCCGAATTTGGGAATCCATCTACCTTCGCTTTAGAAGCCTCGGTTGAATTCCTGTCTTGAATAGTTGCTTGTTTGGCGTCCCAGAACTTTCCAGTTTTCCCGATTGCAAGAATGAGCTCAAACTGTTTTTGCTGTTGCTCCTGCAAAAGTGATACACACCACgtaaactgatcaaatagaaaataaaaacaaattgaGAAATATGTAATACGTTGTACAAGTTTCAGGCCATAAGCTGGTTGACAACACTTTTGAACCATAATCACAAATATATTTGGAAAAGAAAGGTGTCGATGTACAATATTTAGCCAGTCAAAAGAAATATAATGAGACTAGGATGGCAGCCACTCCAATTAAAAAGAGTCGTTTAAACCCGTTTTTGAAGGATTTCGAACTCTATGTGAATGAAACCATTAACAGTATAAATCAATTTATATAGATGACTAAAGCCTTACACAGGtcaataaaaatgtttgagaaaCAGCTTTACTTCCAGCGACCATATTTGATGGGCCATTTTGGTTAGCCATGTAATTTTATGGACAATGTTAAGTTTGTAAATAGATTTAAATTTTACTTTCAAAGATACATGCAATAAGTTAGTAGCATCCCACCATTATTTTTCAAGGAGAGGATTCCATTTCTTCTTACTGCAATATATATTATTGTAAAAAATGGAATAGTAATAGAGGGGCTTCCTAAACACAAAACTGGGACATTAAAATTGAGAGAAATTACATGCAAGAGAGAATTACAAAAAGTTTTATATTCTATCAAGTGGAAATATCGTGATTCTTCCACCAACAATTCAAGTGAAACTAATTTTTACATTGGCTTAATCACTACTTAAGATTGGAAGATAAACTAATATATAAACCTGTAGAAATGGACCACATTAGCTGGAATTTTTAAGTGAGAATTTGGGCCACTTGTCATACAAGAGTGCTTTGTAAGTATGTATCACCCAAACAAATTATCTGACATACTCCAAAGTGAAGTTACCCGATCTCTATATTTACTAGCTAAAAAAAAGGGAGAGTAGTGATTTGACTCACATGAATTTTATCCGGTCACACAAGAAGGCAGTACAACGAGTAAACATGTGTCATTTGGAGCTACAATAAAAACTCACAGGAAGTTCTTTAAAAGAATTAACTAATATAAATACATAAAATGCCAAATTTCGGTTTCAAACGATGTGCAGCAATCATATTTTCTCAGCATCGAATGCAATATACGATATTTACCTGCATAGCCAGTAGAATCTTTTGAATTTCACCAAGCTCCTTCTCCAGCATGTCTTCTTGCTCTGCCAATGCTCGGGTTGCCTCAGAATTCTTCTGGACCAAAGCTGCGGTCTGAAAGAAGCGAATAAACGGAAGAGTCGTCAATTTGAAGTTCCCCAAAAACAATGCCTAATAACCTATTCTAGCTCCATATTAGGGCTTCAGGAAATTGAGAAATCTTACCTGCCTGACGagtttttcttgtgaaataTCACCATTTGAGATTCAGTTTATTGAGTGGATCCAAAACCAAACTACACTTGCTTGATGAAGCAAATGCAGACTCGCAAGTGGAGATTAATTTGCTGTTATGCATTAGTTTGTACCCTAGTCAATAATATTTCACTAATGAAGTAGAAATCTTCAAACCCGTTAACTCTAAGGGCATGCTTCGTACATGGGAATGGAATATGCATTCCCAACCTCATTCCCATTCTCATGCTTGGTTTCCGCCTTGGAATGGAAATATCCATTATAACTGCTGGTCTGATATAGTGTAGCACCTTATGTCATTCGCTACAACATCCCTTGATAATACTTGCACTTCTGCTACACAGTTTATAATGGGGACAAGACATGAACTAGCAAATCGAGTCAACACCCGCTTCAAGTGCCGGTAGGACAGTCACAAGAGCTCGTGCTAAGTGATTCGAAGCAGCGTTTAATGGCTTACTCCAAGAGGTTCAAAAAGGAGAAGATTGTATCTTTATTCCTGATGGAGAAACTAGAGTGGTTCAGGTAATCCAAGCAAATCCATATAGAGACCAGAACTCGATCAACTTCTTTAAACAGCCATCTTACGTGAAATTTGGCACAATTGGCATGGCCACCTTTGCATTCAGATGAGCATGGATCCAAGGCATGAAGATCAAGAATAAGGCATGAAGATCGAGAACAATCTGGTTCATTATCTTATctattactatttattaagaATCTTCATAAtagttataaaaaatattgtataaGCATGCAGCGCAAGCGCGGTGCACTAGTtaagattatttttttaaacttcattTTGAATTTTAGTTAGTAATGTCTCCTATTCTTAAGGGATCATAATCATGGATCAATAATAATCATAAGGCTGCATATCTTTTACAGATATTTAGGGAAATTTATCTTGATATAATACAGcctgtataaactggaatagatcagataattatttttcagaaaaaaaaCAAGAGTTTCTCTGGTTCTTCTGAGAATTTTTTCAAACTTAAACGATTTCTAGATATTCATTCTTGACTTATATATCAAGTTCTCCATCACCTAATGTGACCTTCTTATCTCTTATAGGTAATGGGTCCAGGATTTTACATCCAAATAATGGTTCTTGGGTTGTGTTCCATATATACTGGATTTGGGTTACATCACTTGCTGATGACTTTCATATCAATCAACAATACACCggcaaaggaaaaggaaaagatagaataaacacaaaaatttatttaaggaaTGTCGTTTTTACTTATCTTCTAATAGTGATAGGCAGCATGAGTCAGAAACTGACTCAGCGGGTATTTGGACTTCTATGTTTTGCTTTTTCAACGCGATTTCGGATTCACCAAACTCAAATTGCCGTCATCCCAAGGAACCTACTTTTCATAGATAATATACCTCACGAACCATGGATATTTGAATGATTTTGGCAATCGTTGAGTTCTAAAAGTTTTAAACAAGCCACGCGAAATCTTAGTATGATGTATGACCTCAATTTCCTTCTATAGCTGAATTATAATCCAAGCATTAAAAAGTGGACTTAATATTTATATCCTGGCATCTGAATCCAATCAGATGTTTTTAACAGTCTTATGAGCCAaaaaacatttctttaaacgCCAAACAGCAAGCACCTACCCGATACACTCTTTCCCAATCTCCTTCCTTCCCTAAAAAGGAGCAGCAGAGGAATTTATCTTTATCCATAAAATTTTTGGGAAGAATATGCATAGCGGGGCGAAATTTTGCAGCAAGCCCCACAACCGTAAAAGGCACTTCCTTGCAACTTATGATTCATCAAAAATCCTTTCCAGGAAAAAGTTTTACCAAAGTTTCAAGTTTGAATCGTCGCATATGTTCTATTATCAATATACTTCATCTCTTGCAAAGAACTCAATAAAAGCCCACTTTTAGAAGAAAATATATCCATATCATAAAAGTGAAGTGCATATAATTCATTTCACAGAGGCTGTATGTCAAGAGAGAGCTCAACATTTCTAAGCCGTTGCAGACAAGAGAAACATGTTTGATCAACTAATTATATTTCCATTCTAAACAAAACACGAATATACAGCTTTCTGACCAAATGCCATGATGAATTATTGGGTGAATTCAAACAAGAATTATGTTAATGATATTACCTCCGCAATGGGTTCCTTCAGAGCCTTCCGGGTGATTCGGAAACGAATCCCCAGCTTCTCAAGTTGCCTCGACAAAACCCGAATGATCGTAGCTGAGCTACGGAGATCCTCCTCCAATTTCTCCACCCTCTCCAACATATTAGACCCAGGAGAAGCCAACCCTCTCGAAAACCCAGGCCCAGAAATCCTCCTCCATTGCCGCCGCCTTATGACAGCCCCAAGCACCGCAGCACTGAACAAAGCCGCAAACTGCCACGCCAAAATCTTGCTCCCCACCCACTTCAAAATCTCCGCCTTTTGCAATCCACAGCTTACCACAATGTAAACACAAATCACGGCGGAGGAAGCGAGGGTGATGAATTCGAGAATCGACAGGAAACCATCGAAATCTAACTCAGCGGAGGCAGCTCTTTCGCCATTAGCTCGTGTCCGTGCATTTCCGTAAGACTTCCCGAAAGAAGTACTGATTCTTTTGACCGGCGAAAGGCAATTGCTGGATGTCAAAATCCTGCAAGTGGGGAACTGGGTCTTTGAATTCAGGGGTGAAAATGGCAAATTCGAGGGTTTCAAGAAATGGGTTCTGGGCAGAGAGAGATAGAGGATGGTGGGATTCTGGTTGATGACGACGGCTTGAAGTGCAAGTGACATCATCTCATGCTGAGTGTAGAAGCTGATTGTGCTCGATGTTCGGGATGGAACACTCGGATTTTAGTGGTAGATTGCTGGATTCTTAGTGCCTTTTCGCACAGATTTCGgggtttttcttcaaaattttgcGGATTTGGAGAGTTGATACAGAGCTGAGATTGCTAGATTACGGTGTTGGACACTTACTGTGAATTTGCGACGGGTCGGTTCAACCTGAAACATCACCGGTTGATGTGTTTggatatatataaaaaagagATTTGGAATTTGAATCGGATTAAAATTGGAATTTTATTTTGGTGGTTGACAAACATTTTTTAAAGTGTAATTTGCAATTTGTTTtgacaattaaaaataaaattatttatattaaaaaatatttcttttttaattttttcattaataatattaatataaatacttatttatatttatatatatatatagagagaataaaaggttattttttaaaatacaatttttttattagatAACTTtcgtaataaaataaaaaatataaagtttATGAAGacgaaattaaaaataaagttagtaaattttgataaattaggtttttagtattaaaaataatgatattttttaaggaaaaagaaataatttatagaaatttttaaatataaaaatattatttattcgattttctaaaatatatataaatatatataatatggttaattcatatatatatatatatatatatataaatggtaTTTcgtaacattttaaaaaaaaatacttgaAAAATTAGATATCATGAAATCCTACcaattttgtaaatattttcttgGAAATCCCATCAAATATGaatcttatttttaaatgtaATTTTGCAAAACATTAAAAATGTATTTATAATTCCAAACCCAAACAAATGTCATCCAATTCAATGGGGGCCAAAAACACTTAAAACTTTGAAGGATCTGTCGTCATCGTTAAAACTTAAACTCATATTGGATCTTATCCATTCTCGAATTTTAATTAGATAAAATTgggatatattatatatttacatATTTAGTTTTAATAGGTTGTAGATAGAAGTTTAAAATATCTCCTAAATATGGGTCTAGAGCTAACACAAATGAAACAAAGAGAAGTAACATTAATTTATTACtcgaaaataaatattataaatgtttgaaaatattatttaatatatagttataattatatttaatctCGTGAGCAGCTTCTATTatagaataaaataatttagacTCAAATTCGgtttaaaattgatatttcgatttc is part of the Primulina eburnea isolate SZY01 chromosome 1, ASM2296580v1, whole genome shotgun sequence genome and encodes:
- the LOC140817800 gene encoding uncharacterized protein → MMSLALQAVVINQNPTILYLSLPRTHFLKPSNLPFSPLNSKTQFPTCRILTSSNCLSPVKRISTSFGKSYGNARTRANGERAASAELDFDGFLSILEFITLASSAVICVYIVVSCGLQKAEILKWVGSKILAWQFAALFSAAVLGAVIRRRQWRRISGPGFSRGLASPGSNMLERVEKLEEDLRSSATIIRVLSRQLEKLGIRFRITRKALKEPIAETAALVQKNSEATRALAEQEDMLEKELGEIQKILLAMQEQQQKQFELILAIGKTGKFWDAKQATIQDRNSTEASKAKVDGFPNSEINQIEAIITDGS